The following are from one region of the Dermacentor albipictus isolate Rhodes 1998 colony chromosome 5, USDA_Dalb.pri_finalv2, whole genome shotgun sequence genome:
- the LOC139060348 gene encoding serine-rich adhesin for platelets-like, with product MSDDDDSDEAEKESVRFAWTSQKCQVRIVVFLFVLSILLGALTAYIIIPRLKEDCKKYHLRKQLSKNKRGLAIPVRNRTSRGGSDKSPATSNGATTVSSRLYNLRRNNASFSSDTRGLSSATPPDRRTRSSLDDAAGDLSVLPIDFRPDNGSDSEDVVVIMGSDRTPVMATTTAEVTAEDDLSFITWTTLGKLSKSASLENVDQNAVQTTATGALRDDTEKFRLEENTTMSRYAERSSETAWAETFVAALSTSTTAATSSDVSPLDKDYRGGFVEAEITSEYYPLSEARATDNATNVSVATGLDAPEDENRQTSDADVISSFSGSGASTWPSEVIETIILSSTAQVMLSSEQSKHDTNASVTSSAGTATLDERHEPSQASLAGGFGDTTSDTSGIAWFNTTLSEATELNSMIDYSPSRDSYSISFEERNTGTLVATSDITEDMSRNSSLIAIGGNLDGTTTDYQATIRRRTSISTASDPSDNNAVHFQQELYSTVTGQETPLHNDTGGLGHLLITQERKLFFSESEATPSESGGTVANTGPDVSLTSVVSVAQQENVTPATHLLNFTKFDVDASSKGNLENASEFGTHYVNTIMEPSSRPSYFVPRHISEVTSTERSTFANADDATTGRRDMAQHTSLDSEYDDSTQFASVSSLITKLISDKLPFETATDDDALKETVSGAEFDITVRQAKYESEATEAEDYDDTVIPEVSPTFQRLSTPDTTTTAHSTETDADENVEANDNSGIWKAKEALQQSRPLPNIERLRNLQGNMFRNINRPATSQGTMRLAHRSNRRRGFTARRHAKHFERTFAPQAKIRSLEE from the coding sequence ATGTCCGACGACGACGACTCCGACGAAGCGGAAAAGGAATCTGTCAGGTTCGCTTGGACTTCGCAGAAGTGCCAGGTACGCATCGTCGTTTTCCTGTTCGTGCTTTCGATTCTGCTGGGTGCTCTCACGGCGTACATCATCATCCCGCGTCTGAAAGAAGACTGCAAAAAATACCACTTGAGAAAGCAGCTGTCCAAAAACAAGCGAGGTTTGGCGATCCCCGTGCGAAACCGTACCAGCAGAGGTGGCAGCGACAAGTCACCGGCGACGAGCAACGGCGCGACCACCGTTTCCAGCCGCCTTTATAACCTGAGGAGAAACAATGCTTCGTTTTCAAGCGACACCCGAGGTCTGTCTTCGGCAACTCCTCCAGACAGACGTACACGAAGTTCCCTAGATGACGCGGCTGGAGACTTGAGTGTCCTGCCCATCGACTTTCGTCCTGACAACGGAAGCGATAGCGAAGACGTCGTGGTTATTATGGGATCGGACCGAACACCGGTGATGGCTACGACTACCGCCGAGGTCACAGCGGAAGACGATCTGAGCTTCATTACCTGGACCACATTAGGTAAGCTGTCGAAGTCCGCATCACTCGAAAACGTTGACCAAAACGCAGTGCAGACTACGGCGACGGGTGCCTTGCGAGATGATACCGAAAAATTCCGCCTCGAAGAGAACACTACAATGAGCAGGTATGCAGAAAGAAGCTCGGAAACAGCTTGGGCCGAAACATTTGTAGCTGCTTTGTCCACCAGCACCACGGCCGCGACGTCATCTGATGTTTCGCCCTTAGACAAGGACTATCGCGGTGGCTTTGTCGAAGCTGAGATCACTAGTGAATACTACCCACTAAGTGAAGCTCGAGCAACTGATAATGCCACGAATGTCTCGGTAGCAACAGGTCTGGACGCACCGGAAGACGAAAACAGACAGACAAGCGACGCAGACGTCATCAGCAGCTTCAGCGGCAGCGGAGCCTCTACATGGCCGAGTGAGGTTATCGAGACCATCATATTATCCAGCACTGCTCAGGTTATGCTATCCAGTGAGCAGTCTAAACACGACACGAACGCCTCTGTGACCAGCTCTGCAGGTACCGCAACGTTAGATGAACGCCACGAGCCAAGTCAGGCGTCACTGGCCGGCGGCTTTGGAGACACTACCAGTGACACATCTGGCATCGCTTGGTTCAATACCACACTGTCAGAAGCGACTGAATTGAACTCAATGATTGATTATTCTCCTTCGCGTGACAGCTATTCTATCAGTTTTGAAGAGCGCAACACTGGCACCCTGGTGGCAACTAGCGACATAACTGAAGACATGAGCCGAAATTCGTCCCTCATCGCGATCGGCGGAAACTTGGACGGCACTACCACCGATTATCAAGCAACAATTCGACGCAGAACATCTATCAGCACAGCTAGCGACCCCTCAGACAATAACGCTGTCCACTTTCAGCAAGAGCTCTATTCTACAGTTACTGGACAAGAAACACCACTTCATAACGACACAGGAGGCTTGGGTCATTTACTTATAACTCAGGAGCGGAAGCTGTTCTTTTCTGAAAGTGAGGCGACGCCTTCTGAAAGCGGGGGGACGGTTGCAAATACAGGACCAGACGTTTCACTCACATCAGTAGTCAGTGTCGCTCAACAAGAGAACGTGACGCCTGCAACTCACCTACTCAACTTCACGAAATTCGACGTCGACGCAAGCAGCAAGGGGAACCTTGAAAACGCCAGCGAATTCGGCACACATTATGTTAATACAATTATGGAGCCATCTTCACGGCCGAGTTATTTTGTACCTAGACACATTAGCGAAGTGACGTCCACCGAGCGAAGTACTTTCGCCAACGCCGACGATGCTACCACCGGCAGAAGAGATATGGCACAACACACATCGCTCGACAGCGAATATGACGATAGCACACAATTTGCATCAGTATCATCGTTAATCACGAAGCTAATATCTGACAAGCTGCCATTTGAAACGGCAACAGACGATGACGCTCTGAAGGAGACAGTCTCAGGAGCCGAATTTGACATCACCGTCCGCCAAGCCAAATATGAGTCCGAAGCCACGGAGGCTGAAGACTACGACGATACAGTGATACCCGAAGTATCCCCTACGTTCCAGCGATTAAGCACACCAGATACGACTACTACCGCACATTCGACGGAAACGGACGCCGATGAAAATGTGGAAGCGAATGACAATAGCGGCATCTGGAAGGCCAAGGAAGCCTTGCAGCAAAGCCGACCGCTCCCAAACATTGAACGCCTGCGAAATCTACAGGGGAATATGTTCCGAAATATTAATCGGCCAGCCACCTCTCAAGGCACCATGCGACTCGCGCACAGATCAAACCGGCGTCGGGGTTTCACAGCGCGGCGTCACGCAAAGCACTTCGAGCGTACCTTCGCACCACAGGCCAAGATTCGCAGTTTGGAGGAGTGA
- the Sod1 gene encoding superoxide dismutase [Cu-Zn], translating to MTIKAVCVLSGSDKTKGTLHFSQECEGKPVKVVGEVTGLGKGLHGFHIHEFGDNTNGCVSAGAHFNPHGKEHGAPTDSNRHVGDLGNVVAGDDGVAKVNIEDCVISLCGAHNIIGRSLVVHADPDDLGKGGHELSKTTGNAGARLACGVVGITK from the exons ATGACAATCAAGGCTGTCTGCGTATTGTCGGGCTCGGACAAAACCAAGGGGACCCTTCACTTCTCGCAGGAG TGCGAGGGAAAGCCGGTTAAAGTTGTCGGCGAAGTAACTGGCCTTGGGAAAGGACTTCATGGGTTTCACATTCACGAGTTCGGAGATAACACTAACG GGTGTGTGAGTGCAGGTGCGCACTTCAACCCGCACGGCAAGGAGCATGGTGCACCGACTGATTCGAACAG GCATGTTGGAGACCTGGGCAATGTTGTTGCTGGCGACGATGGTGTTGCGAAGGTCAACATCGAGGACTGTGTAATTTCTCTTTGTGGAGCGCACAACATCATTGGACGATCTCTTGTG GTTCACGCCGACCCAGACGACCTTGGAAAGGGAGGCCATGAACTGAGCAAGACTACAGGGAATGCGGGTGCACGACTTGCCTGTGGTGTAGTTGGCATCACCAAGTAA
- the eIF1A gene encoding eukaryotic translation initiation factor 1A, X-chromosomal, producing the protein MPKNKGKGGKNRRRGKNENETEKRELVFKEDGQEYAQVIKMLGNGRLEAMCFDGMKRLCHIRGKLRKKVWINQGDIILVGLRDYQDAKADVILKYNPDEARNLKSYGELPEHAKINDTVNFGEEEEDDNIEFDEVSGDEDIEGI; encoded by the exons ATGCCGAAGAACAAGG GAAAGGGAGGTAAAAATAGGagaagaggaaagaacgaaaaTGAAACTGAAAAGAGAGAACTCGTCTTCAAGGAGGACGGCCAAG AATATGCTCAAGTTATCAAAATGCTTGGCAACGGACGGCTAGAGGCCATGTGCTTTGATGGCATGAAGAGACTGTGTCACATTCGAGGAAAACTGAGAAAAAAG GTTTGGATAAACCAgggtgacatcattttagtggGTTTGCGGGACTACCAGGATGCCAAGGCAGATGTCATCCTCAAATACAATCCAGACGAAGCACGAAACCTGAAGTCCTACGGAGAACTGCCTGAGCACG CGAAAATCAACGACACTGTCAACTTTGGtgaagaagaggaagacgacAACATTGAGTTCGATGAAGTCAGTGGCGATGAGGACATTGAGGGG ATCTGA